One Aggregicoccus sp. 17bor-14 DNA window includes the following coding sequences:
- a CDS encoding DsbA family protein encodes MPKPLQITVYQDVLCAWSYLADSRLDVLRQEFRDIVRFRVRPFPLRVNDVLPTDKERRALVKEVERAQEELDPAARLITPELWKGSDAPRSSVPALAALEAARLQGPTARALLARAMQRAALEQGVNVTRNDVIFELASRVGLSMNAFAAAFASPQTRQLVMDEHRLAAGRGVRGVPTLVIGGRWMVCGLREVSEYREHILACLGKLHLPKAGETERLFH; translated from the coding sequence ATGCCGAAGCCGCTGCAGATCACGGTCTACCAGGACGTGCTGTGCGCGTGGAGCTACCTCGCGGACTCGCGACTCGACGTGCTGCGACAGGAGTTCCGCGACATCGTCCGCTTCCGCGTGCGGCCCTTCCCGCTGCGCGTGAACGACGTGCTGCCCACCGACAAGGAGCGCCGTGCGCTCGTGAAGGAGGTGGAGCGGGCGCAGGAGGAGCTGGACCCGGCCGCGCGCCTCATCACTCCCGAGCTGTGGAAGGGCTCGGATGCGCCGCGCAGCAGCGTGCCCGCGCTCGCGGCGCTGGAGGCCGCGCGGCTGCAGGGCCCCACCGCCCGCGCGCTGCTCGCCCGCGCCATGCAGCGCGCCGCGCTCGAGCAGGGCGTGAACGTCACCCGCAACGACGTCATCTTCGAGCTCGCCAGCCGCGTGGGGCTCTCCATGAACGCGTTCGCCGCCGCCTTCGCCAGCCCCCAGACGCGCCAGCTGGTGATGGACGAGCACCGGCTCGCCGCCGGCCGCGGCGTGCGCGGCGTGCCCACGCTCGTCATCGGCGGGCGCTGGATGGTGTGCGGCCTGCGCGAGGTGAGCGAGTACCGCGAGCACATCCTCGCCTGCCTCGGCAAGCTGCACCTGCCCAAGGCGGGCGAGACCGAGCGCCTCTTCCACTAG
- a CDS encoding RimK family alpha-L-glutamate ligase, which translates to MAAKKPKSLRKKSPAPARRAAKKTVVILSRKRSLYSTSRLVEAIKARGHRPLVLDTLRCSMILARGQPRMLYRGVEIRGVDVVIPRIGASITAYGLAVVNHFDMMGVPVVNNSVPIARSRDKLRCLQLLSRFDIDIPRTVMAHDRSNVGRLVEEVGGLPVIIKLIRGTQGVGVMIASTLAEVQTIVDTFWDLGQEIVLQEFIAESKGRDIRALVVGDRVVGAMRRQAKKGEFRSNLHRGGEGTPVKLSPEYVETAVKAAHIIGLEIAGVDMLEGHAGPKLMEINSSPGFEGLEGATGEDIAGSIVDHALAFAGAQAAGWSKRRVI; encoded by the coding sequence ATGGCTGCGAAGAAGCCCAAGTCCCTGCGCAAGAAGTCGCCTGCGCCCGCGCGGCGCGCGGCGAAGAAGACCGTGGTCATCCTCAGCCGCAAGCGCTCGCTCTACAGCACGAGCCGGCTGGTCGAGGCGATCAAGGCGCGCGGCCACCGCCCGCTGGTGCTGGACACGCTGCGCTGCAGCATGATCCTCGCGCGCGGGCAGCCGCGCATGCTGTACCGCGGCGTGGAGATCCGCGGCGTGGACGTGGTCATCCCGCGCATCGGCGCGTCCATCACGGCGTACGGGCTCGCGGTGGTGAACCACTTCGACATGATGGGCGTGCCCGTGGTGAACAACTCGGTGCCCATCGCGCGCAGCCGCGACAAGCTGCGCTGCCTGCAGCTGCTCAGCCGCTTCGACATCGACATCCCGCGCACCGTGATGGCGCACGACCGCAGCAACGTGGGGCGCCTCGTGGAGGAGGTGGGCGGGTTGCCCGTCATCATCAAGCTCATCCGCGGCACGCAGGGCGTGGGCGTGATGATCGCGAGCACGCTGGCCGAGGTGCAGACCATCGTGGACACCTTCTGGGACCTGGGCCAGGAGATCGTGCTGCAGGAGTTCATCGCGGAGAGCAAGGGGCGCGACATCCGCGCGCTCGTGGTGGGCGACCGCGTGGTGGGCGCGATGCGCCGGCAGGCGAAGAAGGGCGAGTTCCGCAGCAACCTGCACCGCGGCGGCGAGGGCACCCCGGTGAAGCTCTCCCCCGAGTACGTGGAGACGGCGGTGAAGGCGGCCCACATCATCGGGCTGGAGATCGCCGGCGTGGACATGCTCGAGGGGCACGCGGGCCCCAAGCTGATGGAGATCAACTCCAGCCCCGGCTTCGAGGGGCTGGAGGGCGCCACGGGCGAGGACATCGCCGGCAGCATCGTGGACCACGCCCTCGCCTTCGCCGGGGCGCAGGCGGCCGGCTGGAGCAAGCGCCGCGTCATCTAG